A single genomic interval of Babylonia areolata isolate BAREFJ2019XMU chromosome 26, ASM4173473v1, whole genome shotgun sequence harbors:
- the LOC143300370 gene encoding uncharacterized protein LOC143300370 isoform X1 yields METFVSILVTVVTALFVHCFVNSGRALGQGADHYCSRDPSDSVLEIRGETEGNIYTLYPGDTHYQNNQNCVWLIDAGPGRRVEITVVSTKLQWAHESAICPGYDHVAIKDVHSNSSASTGNIGGEETIVLQWCGFKKPLGAVSSGRYMRVEFMSDKNNPYNYAGVHMRFKTFPSGDCAPSWNSSTGGFCYKLLDKEMDWSAAQKECNTGAANLASILSENENTFLEQIFGSSAATAWVGLNDIVYKGQYAWIDGSNYSFSRFGRSHAANQYFRCVVMDFTDSTWKLRDCAKKTGKALCKSNRGSKTVLFPIPQTRPDETDSETPVGRVIAIVVSVLVLVILLIVCFFLYRRRKAQRHKSPSSSSPKLGMAGSRERPAVDLHEVRQEAQQPSAPPEESVMIGPDSRMMAPPAYEEALNHPVLLTPQAPA; encoded by the exons ATGGAAACCTTTGTGTCCATTTTGGTAACTGTTGTCACTGCATTGTTCGTTCACTGCTTTGTGAATTCTGGAAGAG CACTGGGGCAAGGAGCAGACCATTACTGCAGCAGAGACCCCTCAGACAGTGTGCTGGAGATCAGGGGCGAAACAGAGGGCAACATCTACACCTTGTACCCAGGGGACACGCACTATCAGAACAACCAGAACTGTGTGTGGCTGATTGATGCCGGCCCTGGCCGTCGTGTCGAAATCACCGTGGTGTCGACCAAACTGCAGTGGGCTCACGAGTCGGCCATATGCCCGGGCTATGACCACGTTGCCATCAAAGATG TTCACTCCAATTCATCAGCAAGTACAG GCAATATTGGGGGAGAAGAGACGATTGTATTGCAGTGGTGTGGGTTTAAGAAGCCTCTCGGGGCAGTCAGCAGTGGGCGTTACATGCGTGTGGAGTTCATGAGCGACAAGAACAACCCTTACAACTATGCCGGTGTTCATATGCGATTCAAAACATTCC CTTCAGGTGACTGTGCTCCATCTTGGAACAGCAGCACAGGGGGCTTTTGCTACAAGCTGCTGGACAAAGAAATGGACTGGTCTGCCGCCCAGAAGGAGTGCAACACAGGAGCAGCAAATCTGGCGTCCATTCTGTCGGAAAACGAAAACACCTTCTTGGAGCAAA TATTTGGATCATCAGCTGCCACAGCCTGGGTCGGCCTGAACGACATTGTCTACAAAGGTCAATACGCATGGATTGATGGCAGCAATTATAGCTTCAGCAG ATTTGGTCGGAGCCATGCAGCGAATCAGTATTTCCGTTGTGTGGTGATGGACTTCACTGACAGTACCTGGAAGCTGAGGGACTGTGCGAAAAAGACCGGTAAAGCCCTCTGCAAGTCCAACAGAG GGTCAAAGACAGTACTCTTTCCTATACCACAGACGAGGCCCGATGAAA CGGATTCCGAAACACCGGTTGGCAGGGTGATCGCCATCGTCGTGTCGGTCCTCGTCCTGGTCATCCTCCTCATCGTCTGCTTCTTCCTGTATCGGAGAAGGAAAGCTCAGCGCCACAAGTCGCCCTCCTCCAGCAGCCCCAAGCTTGGCATGGCGGGGTCTCGGGAAAGACCGGCAGTGGACTTGCACGAGGTCCGACAGGAGGCTCAGCAGCCGAGTGCTCCGCCAGAGGAGTCTGTGATGATAGGGCCGGATTCGAGGATGATGGCGCCGCCTGCTTATGAGGAGGCCTTGAACCATCCCGTCTTGCTGACTCCTCAAGCTCCTGCTTGA
- the LOC143300370 gene encoding uncharacterized protein LOC143300370 isoform X2 has translation METFVSILVTVVTALFVHCFVNSGRALGQGADHYCSRDPSDSVLEIRGETEGNIYTLYPGDTHYQNNQNCVWLIDAGPGRRVEITVVSTKLQWAHESAICPGYDHVAIKDGNIGGEETIVLQWCGFKKPLGAVSSGRYMRVEFMSDKNNPYNYAGVHMRFKTFPSGDCAPSWNSSTGGFCYKLLDKEMDWSAAQKECNTGAANLASILSENENTFLEQIFGSSAATAWVGLNDIVYKGQYAWIDGSNYSFSRFGRSHAANQYFRCVVMDFTDSTWKLRDCAKKTGKALCKSNRGSKTVLFPIPQTRPDETDSETPVGRVIAIVVSVLVLVILLIVCFFLYRRRKAQRHKSPSSSSPKLGMAGSRERPAVDLHEVRQEAQQPSAPPEESVMIGPDSRMMAPPAYEEALNHPVLLTPQAPA, from the exons ATGGAAACCTTTGTGTCCATTTTGGTAACTGTTGTCACTGCATTGTTCGTTCACTGCTTTGTGAATTCTGGAAGAG CACTGGGGCAAGGAGCAGACCATTACTGCAGCAGAGACCCCTCAGACAGTGTGCTGGAGATCAGGGGCGAAACAGAGGGCAACATCTACACCTTGTACCCAGGGGACACGCACTATCAGAACAACCAGAACTGTGTGTGGCTGATTGATGCCGGCCCTGGCCGTCGTGTCGAAATCACCGTGGTGTCGACCAAACTGCAGTGGGCTCACGAGTCGGCCATATGCCCGGGCTATGACCACGTTGCCATCAAAGATG GCAATATTGGGGGAGAAGAGACGATTGTATTGCAGTGGTGTGGGTTTAAGAAGCCTCTCGGGGCAGTCAGCAGTGGGCGTTACATGCGTGTGGAGTTCATGAGCGACAAGAACAACCCTTACAACTATGCCGGTGTTCATATGCGATTCAAAACATTCC CTTCAGGTGACTGTGCTCCATCTTGGAACAGCAGCACAGGGGGCTTTTGCTACAAGCTGCTGGACAAAGAAATGGACTGGTCTGCCGCCCAGAAGGAGTGCAACACAGGAGCAGCAAATCTGGCGTCCATTCTGTCGGAAAACGAAAACACCTTCTTGGAGCAAA TATTTGGATCATCAGCTGCCACAGCCTGGGTCGGCCTGAACGACATTGTCTACAAAGGTCAATACGCATGGATTGATGGCAGCAATTATAGCTTCAGCAG ATTTGGTCGGAGCCATGCAGCGAATCAGTATTTCCGTTGTGTGGTGATGGACTTCACTGACAGTACCTGGAAGCTGAGGGACTGTGCGAAAAAGACCGGTAAAGCCCTCTGCAAGTCCAACAGAG GGTCAAAGACAGTACTCTTTCCTATACCACAGACGAGGCCCGATGAAA CGGATTCCGAAACACCGGTTGGCAGGGTGATCGCCATCGTCGTGTCGGTCCTCGTCCTGGTCATCCTCCTCATCGTCTGCTTCTTCCTGTATCGGAGAAGGAAAGCTCAGCGCCACAAGTCGCCCTCCTCCAGCAGCCCCAAGCTTGGCATGGCGGGGTCTCGGGAAAGACCGGCAGTGGACTTGCACGAGGTCCGACAGGAGGCTCAGCAGCCGAGTGCTCCGCCAGAGGAGTCTGTGATGATAGGGCCGGATTCGAGGATGATGGCGCCGCCTGCTTATGAGGAGGCCTTGAACCATCCCGTCTTGCTGACTCCTCAAGCTCCTGCTTGA